One region of uncultured Methanolobus sp. genomic DNA includes:
- a CDS encoding PAS domain S-box protein, whose amino-acid sequence MTGMNNKGTNNSSMPDGNHEDFKNLVDELPLGILSCDTKGNITSVNDFLLDILGSPSAEATMKVNMLSFPPLVNSGISAMIEEAIKTGKNTSIETPYRSKWDKELFLSFRIFPRKGPGGNVYGCHAIIEDLTTEKNTSSEMEYDRRKDDLIANISNRLITSSLGDIDNNINRILKDLGEFIRAERVVLFIVADDPKLIIKTHEWHLDGVISKIPLNEKIDSSKIVPGELRNLQIISASDIDALPKDQGLLQHMFQNLGIRALALVPLSRYGTFKGFLGIDSKSKPHVWKEKELYLLKIAGDMIINILERKNSEEILHKKEEDYEEIIYSLDSAVWKATFDSEGNASDSYISKSLANLAGFGAGSIGADWNTYFEHIHKEDLPEVKENMKKASMNPGIPISMDYRIVLDNGSIIWMNSLGSAQPFEDGKYLMSGTTSNITDRKLAEEKLRESEALLKEVGSIAKIGGWEYDVESNETIRTPEVLKIYETDKSHSNPGDAAKCYAPGSKEKIEKAFYNTLENRETYDLELEIITPGGKRKWVRASGHPKIVNGKVVKIIGILQDITKRKGAEIKLKENESLLNEVSRIGRIGGWEIDVENNTVKWTSEVYKIHEIESDSDISIPKALEYYTPDSKKLFEEAFDDAMKDAKPYDLELEIITPKGTRKWIRISGRPALKDGKVVKITGSFQDITKRKDTEIKLAENEEILRLFIEHAPASLAMFDKDIRFLSVSNRWLSDLGMEGQDIIGMPHYDIIPDINDEIKDLHQRALQGEVIVREEDYFKTPNKGGQWIHWETRPWKTSEGKIGGIVIFAENITERKNAQEKIRHNEAKYRSLFEQSNDAIFLSHTDGTIIDVNEKACEMFGYSKEELKKKTIMDLLAPDHISFGEVGMQDFRDKGVASFYTQYQKANGEVFDAEVNAKIIDIEEKLAQGIIRDVSDRKQAEEKIIRSEMRYRALFEKSNDAVLLHDLTGKILDTNDKACTMFGYSKEEFMEINIIDLVLPEDKQSTIEAMGKVKENRNWRNETRMLRSDGSMLHLDVSGSLVEMQQNIIQAVGRDITDRIKAEEGMMRAKIEAETASRAKTEFLATMSHELRTPLNSIIGFSDIMLDGMAGELVDKQEHYIEHISHSGHHLLNLINDILDISKIEAGKMELYLEEVEIKKAVNEIVTITDSLAARKNINVNVNVPDGVPAIRADKSKLKQILYNILGNAIKFTDDNGHVSIRVSYSAESVIVSITDTGIGISPEDQIKLFKPFSQIDASISRRYEGTGLGLALVKELIELHGGKIWVESEAGKGSTFSFELPVKPDKSVFSQKPE is encoded by the coding sequence ATGACAGGCATGAACAATAAGGGCACAAATAACTCCTCAATGCCGGATGGCAACCATGAGGACTTCAAAAATCTTGTTGACGAATTGCCCCTTGGAATACTTTCGTGTGATACGAAAGGGAATATCACTTCTGTAAATGATTTTTTATTAGATATTCTTGGTTCCCCTTCGGCTGAAGCTACAATGAAAGTCAACATGTTAAGCTTCCCGCCTCTTGTGAACTCAGGTATATCCGCAATGATAGAAGAAGCAATTAAGACTGGAAAAAACACTTCCATAGAAACACCTTACAGATCAAAGTGGGATAAGGAGCTTTTCTTAAGTTTCAGAATATTTCCCCGGAAAGGCCCGGGTGGGAATGTCTACGGATGCCATGCTATTATTGAAGACCTTACAACTGAAAAAAACACCTCTTCAGAGATGGAATATGACAGGCGTAAGGATGACCTTATAGCAAACATATCAAACCGGCTGATAACCAGCAGTTTAGGGGATATTGACAATAATATCAACAGGATACTTAAAGACCTGGGAGAGTTTATCAGGGCAGAACGTGTTGTTTTGTTCATTGTCGCCGACGACCCGAAACTCATTATCAAAACGCATGAATGGCATCTTGACGGAGTGATATCTAAAATACCACTCAATGAAAAAATAGATTCAAGTAAAATAGTACCTGGAGAACTGCGCAACTTACAGATAATTAGTGCTTCTGATATTGACGCCCTTCCTAAAGACCAGGGTCTGTTGCAGCATATGTTCCAGAATCTTGGTATAAGGGCCCTGGCATTGGTTCCTCTTTCACGTTATGGAACTTTTAAAGGCTTTTTAGGAATTGATTCTAAAAGCAAACCGCATGTGTGGAAAGAAAAAGAACTGTATCTCCTCAAAATTGCAGGAGATATGATAATTAATATCCTGGAAAGGAAGAATTCGGAAGAAATACTCCATAAAAAAGAGGAAGACTATGAAGAGATAATCTATTCTCTGGATTCCGCTGTATGGAAAGCTACATTTGATTCAGAAGGGAATGCCAGTGATTCATATATATCCAAATCTCTTGCCAACTTAGCAGGATTTGGTGCCGGTAGCATAGGAGCTGACTGGAATACTTATTTTGAACATATTCATAAAGAGGACCTTCCTGAAGTAAAAGAAAATATGAAAAAGGCTTCTATGAACCCTGGTATTCCAATTTCGATGGACTACAGGATTGTGTTAGATAATGGAAGCATTATATGGATGAATTCTCTTGGGTCGGCACAGCCTTTTGAAGATGGAAAATACCTGATGTCAGGAACGACCTCAAATATCACAGACAGAAAACTCGCAGAAGAGAAATTGCGTGAAAGTGAAGCTCTCTTAAAGGAAGTTGGAAGTATCGCTAAAATCGGAGGCTGGGAATATGATGTGGAATCTAACGAAACCATACGCACTCCTGAGGTTCTCAAAATATATGAAACCGATAAATCTCACAGCAACCCCGGGGATGCTGCCAAATGCTATGCTCCGGGTTCAAAAGAGAAGATTGAAAAAGCATTCTACAACACACTTGAAAACAGGGAAACATACGACCTTGAGCTGGAAATAATAACTCCTGGGGGAAAGCGTAAGTGGGTAAGGGCAAGTGGACATCCAAAGATCGTTAACGGGAAAGTTGTAAAAATAATAGGTATACTGCAGGATATTACTAAAAGAAAAGGAGCTGAAATTAAACTGAAAGAAAATGAATCTCTTTTAAACGAAGTAAGCAGAATTGGCAGGATTGGCGGATGGGAAATAGATGTGGAAAATAATACCGTCAAATGGACATCTGAAGTTTATAAGATACATGAAATCGAATCCGATTCAGATATCAGTATTCCAAAAGCACTTGAGTATTATACTCCCGATTCAAAAAAACTCTTTGAAGAAGCATTCGATGACGCCATGAAGGATGCAAAACCCTACGATCTGGAACTGGAAATAATAACTCCGAAAGGTACTCGTAAGTGGATTAGAATAAGTGGCCGACCGGCATTAAAAGACGGAAAAGTTGTAAAGATAACAGGGTCATTTCAGGACATAACCAAGCGCAAGGATACTGAGATTAAATTAGCAGAAAATGAAGAAATACTGAGGCTATTCATAGAACATGCGCCGGCATCACTGGCAATGTTCGATAAAGACATAAGATTCCTATCAGTCAGCAATCGCTGGCTTAGTGACCTGGGAATGGAAGGTCAGGATATAATTGGAATGCCTCACTATGACATAATTCCTGATATTAATGATGAGATAAAGGATTTACATCAACGTGCTCTGCAGGGAGAGGTCATTGTCCGGGAAGAAGACTATTTTAAAACACCTAATAAAGGTGGACAATGGATACACTGGGAGACAAGACCCTGGAAAACTTCAGAAGGGAAAATCGGTGGTATTGTAATCTTCGCAGAGAACATCACGGAACGTAAGAATGCCCAGGAAAAAATAAGACACAATGAAGCAAAATACAGATCACTTTTTGAACAATCAAATGATGCAATCTTCCTGAGCCACACAGACGGCACCATAATTGATGTAAATGAGAAAGCCTGCGAGATGTTTGGTTATTCAAAAGAGGAATTGAAGAAGAAAACTATAATGGACCTCCTGGCGCCGGATCATATTAGCTTCGGGGAGGTGGGTATGCAGGATTTCCGGGACAAAGGAGTTGCTTCCTTTTATACCCAATATCAAAAAGCTAACGGGGAAGTATTTGATGCGGAAGTTAATGCAAAAATAATAGATATAGAAGAAAAACTTGCACAGGGTATTATCAGGGATGTCAGTGATCGTAAACAGGCAGAGGAAAAAATAATCCGAAGTGAGATGAGATACAGGGCACTTTTTGAAAAATCAAATGACGCCGTTCTGCTACATGACCTGACAGGAAAAATACTGGACACAAATGACAAAGCATGTACTATGTTCGGCTACTCAAAAGAAGAATTCATGGAAATTAACATCATCGATCTGGTACTCCCGGAGGACAAACAAAGCACAATTGAAGCAATGGGAAAAGTTAAAGAAAATAGAAACTGGCGTAATGAAACAAGAATGCTAAGGTCGGATGGTAGCATGCTTCACCTTGATGTCAGTGGTTCGCTTGTAGAAATGCAGCAAAATATCATACAGGCCGTTGGAAGGGATATCACAGACAGGATTAAAGCCGAAGAAGGTATGATGCGGGCAAAGATAGAAGCTGAGACTGCAAGCCGTGCAAAGACTGAATTCCTTGCCACAATGAGCCATGAACTTCGCACACCTCTTAATTCCATAATCGGATTCTCTGATATTATGCTTGATGGAATGGCAGGGGAACTTGTGGATAAGCAGGAGCATTATATTGAACACATTTCACACAGTGGACATCACCTTCTGAATCTTATCAATGATATTCTGGATATATCCAAGATCGAAGCAGGGAAGATGGAATTATACCTGGAGGAAGTGGAGATTAAAAAGGCTGTCAATGAAATAGTAACTATCACAGATAGCCTTGCGGCCCGCAAGAACATAAATGTCAATGTAAATGTTCCCGATGGTGTACCGGCAATTCGTGCTGACAAATCTAAACTTAAGCAAATATTGTACAATATTCTTGGAAATGCAATTAAATTTACAGATGATAACGGACATGTTTCTATCAGGGTCAGTTATAGTGCTGAGAGTGTTATTGTATCAATAACAGATACAGGTATAGGTATTTCACCGGAAGACCAGATAAAACTCTTCAAACCTTTCAGTCAGATAGATGCGTCAATTTCCAGAAGATATGAAGGCACAGGGCTTGGACTTGCGCTTGTGAAGGAACTTATTGAGCTGCATGGTGGGAAGATCTGGGTTGAAAGTGAAGCCGGAAAGGGCAGTACATTCTCTTTTGAGCTTCCAGTTAAACCTGATAAATCAGTCTTTTCTCAAAAACCGGAATGA